From Mobula birostris isolate sMobBir1 chromosome 8, sMobBir1.hap1, whole genome shotgun sequence, the proteins below share one genomic window:
- the atf3 gene encoding cyclic AMP-dependent transcription factor ATF-3, translated as MLQHVGQGSASDVSTAAVVPCTSPSMSLVFDEFTNITPLVKEELRFAIQSKRISNGAPTMEFVMGSESSNDAVERRLTPQEDERRRRRRERNKIAAAKCRNKKKERTDTLQKESEKLESLNAELKAQIEELKTEKQQLIYMLNLHRPTCIVRAQNGRTPEDEKNLFIQQIKEGTLQN; from the exons ATGCTCCAACACGTTGGACAAGGATCTGCATCAGATGTCAGTACAGCAGCAGTTGTTCCATGTACCTCACCCTCGATGTCTTTGGTATTTGATGAGTTTACGAACATTACACCTTTGGTCAAGGAGGAGCTGCGATTTGCCATTCAAAGCAAACGGATATCAAATGGAGCACCAACCATGGAATTTGTGATGGGAAGTGAGAGCTCAAACGACGCAGTGGAAAGGCGG TTGACGCCACAAGAAGATgagaggagaagaaggagaagggaaagaaatAAAATAGCAGCAGCTAAGTGTCGAAATAAAAAGAAGGAAAGGACAGACACACTGCAAAAA GAGTCTGAAAAACTGGAATCTTTGAACGCAGAACTGAAAGCACAAATAGAGGAACTCAAAACTGAGAAACAGCAACTGATTTACATGCTGAACCTGCACAGGCCTACGTGTATAGTCAGAGCTCAGAATGGGAGAACTCCAGAGGATGAGAAAAACCTTTTCATTCAACAGATCAAAGAAGGAACACTACAGAATTAA